The genomic interval CCACCCACACCCCCTACGGCGGCTCCCGTTGCCGTGCCCTGCCTGGAGCCCCCGATGCCCCACACCACGCTCTCCCCCACTCCGACCCCCGCCCCGGCCCTATCCCTCGACGAACGGCTCGCCCTCGCCAACACGGAGATGACCGCCCGGCTGGATGAAGCCGCCGTTGCCTACGAGGTCAACACCGCACACATCACCACCGAGCCCGTCGACCTGGCCGACCTCGTCACTCTCCCGCTGACCCCGACCCTCCAGCCACCGACTCCGCACCCGACGCCGGTCGCGGCCCTCCTGCAGCGAGCCCACCACCGGCTGCTCACCGGCGGCTGGTGCGCCGGACGGTTCGAGGACGAGAACGGAGCCCTGTGCCTGTTCGGCGCGGTCCGAACCGAAGCGCGTTTCGACCTGCGGCTGGAGATGGCCGCCATGGACGTGCTGCTGGACGCCATCCGCCGCCAGTTCGGCGACCGCTTCCAGTCCGCGGTGGCCTTCAACGACGCCCACAAAGGCAGCGACGGCCGCGTCCCGATCCGTCTCCTCGGTCAGGCCGCCGACCTCGCCCACGCCCGCAGCATCTGACCCACCGCTCCGGACCACCTGCCTCGCACCCGACCGCGAACGGTTCGGGTGCGTGCCAGGCCGCCCGGCCTCTACCACCGCCCCTGAAGGAGCAGCCCCGCCGTGACACCCAACGACCCCGCCCAGGCCGTCGACAACGACCACCCGACGAAGCCCAACAAGGACCGCTTTGCCGCAGCCCGCGCCTGGTGGAGTGAAGCGTGGGACGAGGGCGGCACCCTCCACGAGAAGTGGGAGGACGTGCGGCGCGCACCCGGAGCGGGATGGCACGGCATGGCCAACTGGATTAAGGCCGTCGCCGCCATCGCCGGAGCCTCGCTCGTCATCCTGCTCTTCAACGGCGCCGTCGGCGTCCTGCTGGACACCGCGCACCGCATCCTGACCGCCGTCCCCGACGTCCAGGTCGGCAACAACACCTCCACCGGCGTCTGGGCCACGATCGACAACCCGGTCCGCTCCTACATCGCCGCCCACACCGCCGGCCTGCCCATCACCGCCTCCACCGTCTACACCCTGTGGCAGATCACCGGCCTGTTCTCCCTGCTCGCCGGGTTCATCACCCGCAACAACGGGATCCGGCTCACCTGGACATGCTGGGGGCTCGCAGGCATCGCGATGGTCTGGACGACCACCCCGGACACCTCCCGCACCGTCGCTACCGCCATCGCCGTCCTCGCCTGGACCACCGCATCAGCCCTCGCCCTGCGCGGGCTCAGCCTCCGCCCGCAGTTCCACTCCTCCGTGCACACCGGCGCCCCGCAGGTCACCCTCCAGCCTCAGATCCACATCCCCGCCCAGTCCGACGGCTCCGCCCCGGACAACGTCCGCCACCTGAACCACTGACCCGGTCGCTCCGCCTGGTCCTTGCCCCGTCCCGCAGCCGCGGGACGGGGCAAGGGTCGGACAGGCCGACCGGCCTGAACTCCCCTTCGCACCGGATCTCCTCGGAGGATTCGTGATCACTGAGTCCGTCACCCCTACCGTGTCGCCCACTCCTCGCAGACCACAGGAGCACCCCGGCACCGTCCTGTTCAACCTGTTGCTGCAGGCCGGGCTGGACGCGGACACCGCCCGCCAACGCATCCACGCGCACGCCGGGATGATCGCGCGCGAACAGCAGTACCTCGCCGACGCGGACGCCCCGCACGTCCGGGTCACCTACCGGCTGGAGTACCGAGAGTGCGAGGACGACGTGTGGCAGCCGGGCACGGCGGGCATCGGCGTCCGCTGGTCCTGCACCAACCAGTCCGAGGCCCTCGCCCATCTCGCTGAGGCACGGCAGCGGTGGCCGCACTACGAGCATCAGCTGGTGGAAGTCACCACCACCGTCACGCAGATGCCTCTCGCTGTCCCGGGAGCACCGTGACCGCGACCGACCGTGAGGCAATGGTCCGCTACGACCAGCTCGCCGCCCGCGTCTACGAGGAACGCCGCATCCCGGCCGGCACCCGTGACCTGGTCCTCGCGCTGGGCTGGGCCACCCTCCGCGACCCACGCCGCCATCACCCCGAACAGGGTGTCTGGACCAGGACGCGCGACATCCTCAACATCGACGACCGGCGGATGTGGCAGCTCCTCGCCGACGACGTGCCCCGCTACGAGCACGACTGGCACGCCGAGCCCCGCGGCTGCCAGGCCCCCATGGTGAAAGTGGACCGGCTCTGCGGACGCGGCGTGGTGCACGGCTTCTGCGAGTTCGACCCGCACACCGGGTGGGCCAGGTTCTGGGGGTTCTGTAACCGGCCGCGCTGTCGGGCCTACGCAACACCGATCGCCCAGCGGGCCGAGCACAGCGCCACCAAGCGGCCCGAGCCGATTCCCAACACCGGTGGCCTGCTGCCCCTGTTCTTCACCTGGAACTGGGAAGCGAGATACGCCAAGGCCATGGACGTCATCAAGCGCTGCCCCACATGGGAGCCGCCCTCCCACGGGCTGTCCGCGGACCAATGGCCATCGGTCCCCGGCACCACGCCGGTCAAGGCATTCCCCAAGCTCCGCCTGGTCGCCTCCGACGGCCGCACCCTAGCCCCCGCACCCCACTGACCAGACGGCCGACTCCGACTTCACCACCGACCAACCGGTCGCCCCGCACTCCCATCCACACCCGTCG from Streptomyces drozdowiczii carries:
- a CDS encoding DUF6197 family protein, with protein sequence MPHTTLSPTPTPAPALSLDERLALANTEMTARLDEAAVAYEVNTAHITTEPVDLADLVTLPLTPTLQPPTPHPTPVAALLQRAHHRLLTGGWCAGRFEDENGALCLFGAVRTEARFDLRLEMAAMDVLLDAIRRQFGDRFQSAVAFNDAHKGSDGRVPIRLLGQAADLAHARSI